A window of the Yersinia rochesterensis genome harbors these coding sequences:
- the mgtA gene encoding magnesium-translocating P-type ATPase: MTKFKKTGTSRSNNNKKPFTIALEAKNSLDQTLSKLNANLNGLTEEDAKERLELYGINEVAHEKAPPALIQLLAAFNNPFIFVLMILAAISFVTDYWLPLQRGEETDLVGVSIIVTMVLISGLLRFWQEYRTNKAAETLKSMVRTTATVLRRSSHSAQPKKQEIAIKQLVPGDIILLSAGDMIPADLRLIKSRDLFISQAILTGEAIPIEKYDAMGSIAPKSVEADASSESELLELSNICLMGTNVASGTAMAVVVATGGYTYFGSLAKSIVGNRAQTAFDRGVNSVSWLLIRFMLVMVPIVLLINGFTKGDWSEAALFALAVAVGLTPEMLPMIVSSNLAKGAIAMSRRKVVVKRLNAIQNFGAMDVLCTDKTGTLTQDRIILEHHLNVLGSNDSKILQLAWLNSFHQSGMRNLMDQAVIKFSRGKPEIDALRSFNKVDELPFDFIRRRLSIVVKDDQQHQKLICKGAVEEMLSICTSVREGDEIYPLDEARRASLLALATQYNEDGFRVLLLATRELGTEVSEVPLSIADERELVVQGLLTFLDPPKESAEAAIAALRENGVAVKVLTGDNPIITAKICRDVGLEPGEPLSGLDIEHMDDETLAREVELRTVFTKLTPLQKSRVLKMLQSNGHTVGFLGDGINDAPALRDADVGISVDTGTDIAKESADIILLEKNLMVLEEGVIKGRETFGNIIKYLNMTASSNFGNVFSVLVASAFIPFLPMLAIHLLLQNLMYDISQLSLPWDKMDKEFLRKPRKWDAKNIGRFMLWIGPTSSIFDITTFALMWFVFAANSVEHQALFQSGWFIEGLLSQTLVVHMLRTQKIPFIQSTAALPVLLTTGVIMAIGIYIPFSPLGTLVGLQPLPWQYFPWLAGTLISYCVVAQLMKQFYIRRFGKWF, encoded by the coding sequence ATGACCAAATTTAAAAAGACAGGTACAAGCCGTAGCAATAATAATAAAAAACCTTTTACTATTGCATTAGAGGCTAAAAATAGCTTGGATCAAACATTATCTAAGTTAAATGCTAACTTGAATGGGCTAACAGAGGAAGATGCCAAAGAGCGGCTGGAATTATACGGGATTAATGAAGTTGCGCATGAGAAAGCACCGCCAGCTCTGATTCAATTACTGGCTGCATTTAATAACCCATTTATTTTTGTTTTAATGATTTTGGCTGCAATCAGCTTTGTAACCGATTATTGGTTACCGCTACAACGTGGCGAGGAAACAGATCTTGTCGGTGTCAGCATTATTGTGACCATGGTTTTAATCAGTGGATTACTGCGTTTTTGGCAGGAATACCGCACCAATAAAGCCGCAGAAACGCTGAAATCAATGGTGCGTACCACGGCCACGGTATTGCGTCGCAGTAGCCATAGTGCCCAGCCGAAAAAACAGGAAATAGCTATTAAACAGTTGGTACCGGGCGATATTATTTTATTATCTGCCGGGGATATGATTCCAGCTGATTTGCGCCTGATTAAATCCAGAGATTTATTTATCAGTCAGGCAATTCTGACCGGTGAAGCTATACCCATTGAGAAATATGATGCAATGGGGTCAATTGCACCGAAATCAGTGGAAGCAGATGCCAGTAGCGAAAGTGAATTACTTGAGTTATCTAATATTTGTTTGATGGGGACGAACGTTGCCAGTGGAACGGCCATGGCCGTGGTTGTCGCCACCGGCGGGTATACTTATTTCGGGTCACTTGCGAAATCCATTGTGGGCAATCGCGCTCAAACTGCTTTTGACCGAGGGGTTAATAGTGTTAGTTGGTTATTAATTCGCTTTATGTTGGTGATGGTGCCGATCGTATTGCTGATCAATGGTTTTACAAAAGGGGATTGGAGTGAGGCGGCGCTGTTTGCTTTGGCAGTGGCGGTTGGATTAACGCCTGAAATGTTGCCGATGATCGTCAGCTCTAACTTGGCTAAAGGTGCAATAGCGATGTCGCGGCGAAAAGTTGTCGTCAAGCGATTGAATGCAATACAAAACTTTGGTGCGATGGATGTGCTGTGTACCGATAAAACAGGGACATTAACGCAAGACCGAATTATTCTTGAACACCATTTAAATGTTCTTGGCAGCAATGACAGTAAAATATTACAACTGGCATGGCTTAACAGTTTTCATCAAAGCGGCATGCGCAATCTGATGGATCAGGCGGTTATTAAATTCAGCCGTGGCAAGCCAGAAATTGATGCTTTACGCAGCTTCAATAAAGTTGATGAATTACCCTTTGATTTCATTCGCCGTCGTTTATCGATTGTGGTGAAAGATGATCAGCAACATCAAAAACTGATCTGCAAAGGTGCAGTAGAAGAAATGCTAAGTATCTGTACTTCAGTGCGCGAAGGCGATGAAATCTATCCGCTTGATGAAGCCCGCCGCGCCTCATTGTTGGCATTAGCCACGCAATATAATGAAGACGGCTTTCGTGTTTTACTACTGGCAACCCGCGAATTAGGCACCGAAGTCAGCGAGGTCCCTTTAAGTATTGCCGACGAACGTGAGTTGGTTGTGCAAGGATTACTGACCTTCCTTGATCCGCCAAAAGAAAGTGCCGAGGCCGCGATTGCCGCATTGCGGGAAAATGGTGTTGCGGTAAAAGTATTAACCGGCGATAACCCGATTATTACCGCTAAAATCTGTCGCGATGTTGGGTTGGAACCCGGAGAGCCACTGAGTGGTCTTGATATTGAGCATATGGATGATGAAACACTGGCGCGTGAAGTGGAATTGCGCACGGTGTTCACCAAACTGACTCCGCTGCAAAAGTCTCGTGTGCTGAAAATGCTGCAAAGCAATGGTCATACTGTTGGTTTCCTCGGGGATGGTATTAATGATGCTCCGGCATTGCGCGATGCTGATGTGGGAATCTCGGTTGATACCGGCACCGATATCGCCAAAGAGTCAGCTGATATCATTTTGCTCGAAAAGAATTTAATGGTATTGGAAGAGGGTGTTATTAAAGGGCGCGAAACTTTCGGGAATATTATCAAGTATTTGAACATGACCGCCAGCTCTAACTTCGGTAACGTTTTCTCTGTATTGGTTGCCAGTGCTTTTATTCCATTCTTGCCGATGCTGGCCATTCATTTACTGCTGCAAAACCTGATGTATGACATCTCCCAGCTCTCTCTGCCGTGGGATAAAATGGATAAAGAGTTTTTGCGCAAACCGCGTAAGTGGGATGCTAAAAATATTGGCCGCTTTATGCTGTGGATTGGGCCGACTTCGTCGATCTTTGATATCACAACTTTTGCGCTAATGTGGTTTGTTTTCGCGGCCAACAGTGTCGAGCATCAGGCTTTGTTCCAGTCAGGTTGGTTTATTGAAGGTTTGTTGTCGCAAACATTAGTTGTTCATATGTTGCGTACGCAGAAAATTCCGTTTATTCAAAGCACCGCTGCATTGCCAGTGCTATTAACTACTGGGGTTATCATGGCGATAGGTATTTATATTCCATTCTCACCATTAGGAACATTAGTCGGACTACAACCACTGCCATGGCAATATTTCCCATGGTTGGCAGGAACATTGATCAGTTATTGTGTTGTTGCGCAACTGATGAAACAGTTTTATATCCGCCGCTTCGGCAAATGGTTCTAA
- the uspC gene encoding universal stress protein UspC, translating into MGYSNVLVAVALSPDSQQLVDKAVSIVRPYNGRVSLITLTTEPEMYNSYAAPMLGDLRSVLQEEAQLFMDELAINADYPIENRTVVHGEFADSMAYFCQQQHIDLVICGNHSTRLMNKFSCSASRLINTSMVDVLIVPL; encoded by the coding sequence ATGGGATACAGTAATGTACTGGTCGCAGTGGCCCTTTCACCCGATAGCCAACAGTTGGTAGATAAAGCCGTTTCTATCGTGCGGCCTTATAACGGCCGGGTTTCATTGATTACGCTGACAACAGAACCCGAAATGTACAATAGCTACGCGGCCCCCATGCTGGGTGATTTACGGTCCGTTTTACAAGAGGAAGCTCAGTTATTTATGGATGAATTAGCTATCAATGCTGATTATCCCATCGAGAACCGAACGGTGGTTCATGGTGAGTTCGCTGACAGCATGGCTTATTTTTGTCAGCAACAACATATTGACCTAGTGATATGCGGCAATCACAGCACAAGGCTAATGAATAAATTTTCCTGCTCAGCTTCTCGCCTGATTAATACCAGCATGGTAGATGTGCTGATAGTCCCTCTTTGA
- the flhD gene encoding flagellar transcriptional regulator FlhD, which produces MSTSELLKHIYDINLSYLLLAQRLINDEKASAMFRLGITDTMADALAQLTLPQMVKLAETNQLVCHFRFSDHNTIHHLTKESRVDDLQQIHTGILLSSHLLHELSLKDGSAPKKRA; this is translated from the coding sequence ATGAGTACGTCTGAATTACTCAAACATATTTATGATATTAATTTGTCATATTTGCTCTTAGCACAGCGGTTAATTAACGATGAGAAAGCCTCAGCGATGTTTCGCTTGGGTATTACGGATACTATGGCCGATGCACTAGCGCAGTTAACATTACCGCAGATGGTTAAATTAGCTGAGACTAACCAATTGGTCTGTCATTTCCGTTTCAGTGATCACAATACAATTCATCATCTGACGAAAGAATCTCGTGTGGATGACTTGCAGCAAATCCATACAGGAATTTTATTGTCGAGTCATTTACTCCACGAGCTATCGTTAAAAGACGGTAGTGCGCCTAAGAAAAGAGCATGA
- the flhC gene encoding flagellar transcriptional regulator FlhC: MVEKSIVQEAKDIHLAMELITLGARLQMLESETQLSRGRLIKLYKELRGSPPPKGMLPFSTDWFMTWEQNIHSSMFYNAYSFLLKSGQCTGVEAVIKAYRLYLEQCPDQSGIPPLLALTRAWTLVRFVDSGMLQLSGCNCCGGTFITHAHQPRNSFVCSLCQPPSRAVKKRKLSPQSADITSQLLDEQVSRAV; the protein is encoded by the coding sequence ATGGTTGAGAAAAGTATTGTTCAGGAAGCAAAAGACATTCATTTAGCTATGGAGTTGATAACTTTAGGCGCGCGTTTGCAGATGTTAGAAAGCGAAACGCAACTCAGTCGAGGGCGTTTAATTAAGCTTTATAAAGAGCTGAGAGGCAGTCCTCCGCCTAAAGGTATGTTGCCGTTTTCGACCGATTGGTTTATGACCTGGGAACAGAATATCCATTCATCGATGTTTTATAACGCTTATAGTTTTTTGCTAAAAAGTGGTCAATGCACCGGTGTTGAGGCCGTCATTAAGGCTTATCGTCTTTATCTCGAACAGTGTCCAGATCAGTCCGGAATACCGCCATTATTGGCATTAACTCGAGCCTGGACCTTGGTTCGGTTCGTCGATAGTGGCATGTTGCAGCTTTCTGGCTGTAACTGCTGTGGTGGGACTTTTATCACCCATGCACATCAACCGCGAAACAGCTTTGTTTGCAGTCTCTGCCAGCCACCTTCCCGCGCAGTAAAAAAACGTAAACTTTCTCCGCAATCTGCCGATATAACTTCACAACTGCTGGATGAGCAGGTTAGTCGCGCAGTTTGA
- the motA gene encoding flagellar motor stator protein MotA: protein MLVILGYIVVLGAVFGGYIIVGGHLGALYQPAEFLIIGGAGIGAFIVGNNGKAIKATLKAMPKLMRRSKYNKVLYMDLMALLYRLLAKSRQQGMLSLERDIESPLESEIFSNYPRILADKLLVEFITDYLRLIVSGNMNAFEIEALMDEEIETHEQECEVPAGSLAMVGDSLPAFGIVAAVMGVVHALASADRPAAELGALIAHAMVGTFLGILLAYGFISPLATLLRQQSAETTKMMQCIKVTLLSSLNGYAPQIAVEFGRKTLYTTERPSFIELEEHVRRVKAPAQQATEEDA, encoded by the coding sequence GTGTTAGTTATTTTGGGTTATATCGTGGTCTTAGGGGCGGTTTTTGGCGGCTACATCATTGTCGGTGGTCACCTGGGTGCATTATATCAACCCGCTGAATTTTTAATTATCGGCGGAGCGGGTATTGGCGCATTTATTGTGGGCAACAACGGTAAAGCGATAAAAGCCACGCTGAAGGCCATGCCAAAACTGATGCGCCGCTCTAAATATAACAAAGTCCTCTATATGGATTTAATGGCGCTGTTGTACCGCTTACTCGCCAAATCCCGCCAACAGGGCATGCTCTCGCTAGAGCGGGATATAGAAAGTCCCTTGGAAAGTGAAATTTTCTCTAATTATCCAAGGATTTTGGCCGATAAGCTATTGGTGGAATTCATTACCGACTATTTGCGGTTAATTGTCAGTGGGAACATGAACGCTTTTGAAATCGAAGCTTTGATGGATGAAGAAATAGAAACTCACGAGCAAGAATGTGAAGTGCCTGCAGGTAGTCTGGCGATGGTCGGGGATTCTTTACCTGCATTCGGTATTGTTGCCGCGGTGATGGGGGTGGTGCATGCCTTGGCATCCGCAGACCGACCTGCCGCAGAGCTTGGGGCGTTAATTGCCCATGCGATGGTAGGGACATTCCTGGGTATTTTGTTGGCGTATGGATTTATTTCGCCATTGGCGACATTGCTACGTCAACAGAGCGCAGAAACCACCAAAATGATGCAGTGCATCAAGGTGACTTTGCTTTCCAGTTTGAACGGATATGCCCCGCAAATTGCCGTGGAATTTGGTCGTAAAACACTTTACACCACGGAACGGCCATCGTTCATTGAGCTGGAAGAGCATGTGCGCAGAGTGAAAGCTCCGGCACAGCAAGCGACAGAAGAGGACGCATGA